A single genomic interval of Spinacia oleracea cultivar Varoflay chromosome 6, BTI_SOV_V1, whole genome shotgun sequence harbors:
- the LOC110786564 gene encoding transcription factor bHLH112 translates to MGEEFQGGVCGGTWWNPPHNLFSGGLSSPCSVSQLSGGGGGGGSFDMGGFGWSNEVVVKGNIKSNNNNNYNNNNNSVFDNLVFPDQMDSSLDILGFGLSPTCSTTDWNHHNLLCNNGSNNEANFDSMLQDSLNNNDSIRLCSYEMGGTTTSPNIIMNSCNFSTQDASPPLASNSSGDSSTITTCDGGGLATSFPMNSSASYLIQSLFDDCDESHQVLQQQEQPINMPHHQFINNSSNNNNNNYGCSLDSSNEVISSNSWVKTSPIPLLQSNKLDGGISALINDHGQVFSGQYSPTTLNSIRASLLNSLQSRSRAPSSSTSLANKVNSEEHHRDSKKNTSNNDQPPTKRLRIETPSPLPTFKVRKEKLGDRITALQQLVSPFGKTDTASVLHEAIEYIKFLHDQVHVLSTPYLKSETAMQQQQESDKLKDDEESKQDLRTRGLCLVPISSTYPVAQETPVDFWTPTFGGTTTTFM, encoded by the exons ATGGGAGAGGAGTTCCAAGGTGGAGTTTGCGGCGGCACATGGTGGAATCCGCCCCATAATTTATTCTCCGGTGGGTTATCATCACCGTGTTCGGTTTCTCAGcttagtggtggtggtggtggcggtggcaGCTTTGACATGGGTGGCTTTGGGTGGTCCAATGAAGTAGTTGTAAAGGGCAATATCAAGtctaacaataacaataattataataataataataattcagtTTTTGATAACTTGGTTTTTCCTGATCAAATGGATTCTTCCCTTGATATTTTAGGCTTTGGCCTTTCACCTACTTGTTCAACCACAGATTGGAATCATCATAATCTTCT TTGTAACAATGGAAGCAACAACGAGGCTAACTTTGATTCAATGTTACAAGATAGTTTGAATAATAATGATTCAATAAGATTATGTTCTTATGAAATGGGAGGAACAACAACTTCACCAAatattattatgaattcatgcaACTTTTCTACTCAAGATGCATCACCACCGTTGGCTAGCAATAGCTCCGGTGATTCGAGTACTATCACCACCTGCGACGGTGGCGGCCTTGCCACGAGCTTTCCGATGAACTCCTCCGCTTCATACTTAATCCAATCCTTGTTTGATGATTGTGATGAATCTCATCAAGTACTTCAACAACAAGAACAACCCATCAATATGCCTCATCATCAATTTATCAACAACTCatctaacaacaacaacaacaactatgGTTGTTCTTTGGATTCGAGTAACGAAGTTATATCGTCTAATTCTTGGGTTAAAACTAGTCCTATACCTTTGTTACAAAGTAATAAGCTTGATGGAGGGATTAGTGCGTTGATTAATGATCATGGACAAGTGTTTAGTGGCCAATACTCTCCAACAACCCTTAATAGCATCCGTGCTAGCTTGTTGAATTCTTTGCAATCGAGATCTCGAGCCCCTTCTTCTTCTACTAGCCTTGCTAACAAG GTTAATAGTGAAGAACACCACCGTGATTCAAAGAAAAACACTAGTAACAATGATCAACCACCAACTAAGAGGCTGCGGATTGAGACTCCTTCTCCCTTGCCAACGTTTAAG GTCCGTAAAGAGAAGCTAGGAGATAGGATAACTGCCCTTCAACAACTAGTTTCGCCTTTTGGGAAG ACTGATACAGCATCGGTTTTACACGAAGCGATCGAGTACATCAAGTTTCTCCATGATCAAGTTCAT GTATTAAGCACTCCATATTTGAAAAGTGAAACTGCTATGCAACAACAACAG GAAAGTGACAAACTAAAGGATGATGAAGAATCTAAACAAGATTTAAGAACTAGAGGGCTATGTCTTGTGCCTATATCAAGCACCTACCCGGTCGCCCAAGAGACCCCAGTTGATTTTTGGACACCTACATTTGGAGGAACGACAACAACATTCATGTAG
- the LOC110786563 gene encoding probable NAD(P)H dehydrogenase (quinone) FQR1-like 1 — protein MAAKIYIVYYSMYSHVEKLAEEILKGASSVEGVEAKLWQVPETLSEDVLSKMSAPPKSDVPIITPNELAEADGFLFGFPTRFGMMAAQFKAFMDATGGLWRTQQLAGKPAGIFYSTGSQGGGQETTPLTAITQLTHHGMIFVPIGYTFGAGMFEMENIKGGSPYGAGTFAGDGSRQPSELELEQAFHQGKYFATIAKKLKGDA, from the exons ATGGCGGCCAAAATCTACATCGT TTACTATTCAATGTATAGCCATGTCGAGAAGTTAGCAGAAGAGATACTAAAAGGAGCCTCGTCTGTTGAAGGAGTTGAAGCAAAACTCTGGCAG GTACCCGAAACACTGTCTGAGGACGTGCTTTCAAAAATGAGTGCACCCCCAAAGAGTGATGTTCCGATCATCACACCTAACGAGCTTGCTGAAgcagatgggtttcttttcggTTTCCCAACTAGATTTGGTATGATGGCAGCTCAATTTAAAGCATTCATGGATGCTACTGGAGGACTTTGGAGAACACAGCAACTTGCAGGGAAACCTGCAGGCATCTTTTACAGTACGGGATCTCAAGGTGGCGGACAGGAAACTACCCC GTTGACAGCCATCACACAACTCACCCACCATGGAATGATCTTTGTTCCAATCGGGTACACATTTGGAGCAGGCATGTTCGAGATGGAGAATATCAAAGGAGGATCACCTTACGGTGCAGGAACTTTTGCCGGTGATGGATCAAGACAACCTTCTGAGCTTGAACTCGAGCAAGCTTTCCACCAGGGAAAATACTTTGCCACCATTGCAAAGAAGCTTAAGGGTGATGCTTGA
- the LOC110786562 gene encoding uncharacterized protein, with protein MKRKKTQDISSFFLKKTPPQQDHPPTQDHLPPQNPPPPQNPPSPHASEQNISPHQASEQQYSPSHNSSQNQDDQSFPQVSSYLRAPISGERLSELDIVNLPHDPRMRRKMTDFHPCDRDLVRRTYIQRKPCQPKEFKFPQSLFGMKKRRFNVKWFDTWRTWLEYSVSKDAAFCFICYLFKDEHSVGAEAFVGEGFRAWNRLSTIKDHASTHMGVYHKAVMAMELFKKLKGSIVTALSKQTEETMSAYQHDVEYSKVVLKKAPSNCQLTSPVVQKDIINACAKETTNAILEDMKGEMGEKGDKGFFAILADKSADVSDKEQMALCLRYVNKRGEVCERFLGVVHVPNTTSLTLKAAIESLLMEYSLTFSQVRGQGYDGASNMQGSINGLKTFILNECPQAYFVHCFAHQLQLTQVALAKKNSDCAWLFVDVLANLLNFVGGSPKRKEFLREIQAQRVVEALSLGELETGTRLNQERGLGRPCDTRWGTHFKSILNVLDLYPTILKSLDAIVGVSNTTDSNRAQAITYMLMSFDFVFVAHLMVAIFGITNELNVALQKHDQDIVNAMAMVDVTKFNLQKMRDEEWDSHMEKVTSFMVKHGIEVPNMEERYVVPGRRMAREKLIQLAKFYPNDFPSDEIIVFDRALQNFIVTMRTDDRFWNLKTINELSRKLVETGKHKTHDQVYLLLKLVLTLPVFEC; from the exons ATGAAAAGGAAGAAAACACAGGATATTTCTagtttttttcttaaaaaaacgCCTCCTCAACAAGATCATCCTCCTACACAAGATCATCTTCCTCCACAAAATCCCCCTCCTCCACAAAATCCTCCCTCGCCTCATGCAAGTGAACAAAATATTTCTCCACATCAAGCAAGTGAGCAACAATATTCTCCATCACATAATTCCTCTCAAAATCAAGATGATCAATCTTTTCCTCAAGTTAGTTCCTATCTTAGAGCTCCTATTAGTGGTGAAAGGTTAAGTGAACTTGATATTGTCAATCTTCCACATGACCCCAGAATGAGGAGAAAGATGACTGATTTTCATCCATGTGATAGAGATTTAGTGAGGAGAACTTACATTCAAAGAAAGCCTTGTCAACCTAAAGAATTCAAGTTTCCTCAATCACTTTTTGGTATGAAAAAACGTCGATTTAATGTTAAATGGTTTGATACTTGGCGAACTTGGCTTGAGTATAGTGTCTCCAAAGATGctgctttttgttttatttgctaTTTGTTCAAGGATGAACATTCAGTTGGAGCTGAAGCTTTTGTTGGTGAGGGTTTCCGCGCTTGGAATAGATTATCTACAATTAAAGATCATGCAAGTACACACATGGGTGTTTACCATAAGGCTGTGATGGCTATGGAGTTATTCAAGAAACTAAAGGGTAGCATTGTCACCGCTTTATCAAAGCAAACAGAGGAAACTATGAGTGCTTATC AACATGATGTTGAATATTCAAAAGTTGTTTTGAAAAAGGCCCCTAGTAATTGTCAACTTACTTCTCCTGTTGTTCAAAAAGATATTATCAATGCTTGTGCAAAAGAGACAACTAATGCAATACTTGAAGATATGAAGGGTGAGATGGGTGAGAAGGGTGATAAGGGTTTTTTTGCTATCCTTGCTGACAAGTCTGCCGATGTTTCTGATAAAGAACAAATGGCTCTTTGTTTGAGATATGTTAATAAAAGGGGGGAAGTGTGTGAACGTTTTCTTGGTGTTGTGCATGTTCCCAATACTACTTCTTTGACTCTTAAAGCTGCTATTGAGTCATTACTCATGGAGTACTCTTTAACTTTCTCTCAAGTTCGGGGTCAGGGTTATGATGGGGCAAGCAATATGCAAGGTTCAATCAATGGCCTCAAAACTTTCATATTGAATGAATGTCCACAAGCATACTTTGTACATTGCTTTGCTCATCAACTTCAGTTGACACAAGTTGCCCTTGCTAAGAAGAATTCAGATTGTGCTTGGCTTTTTGTTGATGTACTTGCAAATCTCTTGAATTTTGTGGGGGGTTCACCTAAGAGGAAAGAATTTCTTAGAGAAATACAAGCTCAACGTGTTGTAGAAGCATTATCCTTAGGTGAACTTGAAACAGGAACGAGATTAAATCAAGAACGTGGCTTGGGTAGACCTTGTGACACTCGTTGGGGCACTCACTTTAAATCAATTTTGAATGTGCTTGATTTATATCCCACGATCCTTAAGTCACTTGATGCAATTGTTGGAGTTTCTAATACAACTGATTCGAATAGAGCACAAGCTATTACATACATGTTGATGTCTTTTGATTTTGTGTTTGTGGCACACTTGATGGTTGCTATATTTGGGATTACAAATGAATTGAATGTGGCATTGCAAAAACATGATCAAGACATTGTAAATGCAATGGCTATGGTTGATGTAACGAAGTTCAATTTGCAAAAGATGAGAGATGAAGAATGGGATTCTCATATGGAGAAAGTCACTTCTTTTATGGTTAAACATGGCATTGAGGTTCCAAATATGGAGGAGAGATATGTTGTTCCTGGGAGAAGGATGGCTAGAG AAAAATTGATTCAACTTGCTAAATTCTATCCCAATGATTTTCCAAGTGATGAAATAATTGTCTTTGATCGTGCACTTCAAAATTTCATTGTTACTATGAGAACAGATGATAGATTCTGGAATTTGAAGACTATTAATGAGCTTTCTAGGAAACTTGTTGAGACGGGGAAGCATAAAACTCATGACCAGGTCTACTTGCTTTTGAAGTTGGTGTTGACTCTCCctgtttttgaatgttaa